In Mobula birostris isolate sMobBir1 chromosome 2, sMobBir1.hap1, whole genome shotgun sequence, the genomic stretch ACACATGCCAGAGTTAGAGTGTACTGAACGTGCACAATGCTAAGTGTGCAGAAACATGGTCATTATTGTATACTCAACATTGGAACTAAAGTGTTTCTGGGACTGGGCATTAATAATGCTGTTTGGCAGCCAAGATCATCACCTGAAGCATCAACACTTCACAGATATCACCTGTCCTGCAGAGTATTTCTGTCTCTTTTGGTTTTTAGTTAGTACATTTCCACCAGGTAACATTGTGGTTAAGAGGTTGATGGTGAAATTTTCAGTATCGTTAATGCATCTGAAGGTCAGTATGGAGTGGTCATatttgttggagatggtggagatCAGTCTTTTCCATTAGTGGAGCCTATGGGGTTTGGACAAGTTTGAGATCTGAGTTGGGCTTGAGAGATAATGTGTGTATCATTGCCTCCGCCATCACCAGTTATAACGCCACTTGTCAGCTACAGGTTAATGTTGTCTAGATTTTGCTACATACTGACAGAGACCACCATTGCGCAAGATGTGTTGACTCTATGTTGTCTCCTCCCTTGAACCACAAAACGATGAGTCTCTCTTTCTCCCTGTACAACCAGGAAGGACCATATGTATGACGTCCTCTACTgcttctcctcctcttcctcctgcctTCGGGCTGCAGCCAAGGATGTGTCAGCAAGGCAGCAGAATTATGAAGGATGCCACAAGCTACCACAAAGTGAGAAGTTGCCTCTGGACTCTACCAACATGTGCCCTCAGACTAGCTTGGGTGGAAGAATTAGTGCTTGAACACACACCAGTGATGGATCTGTAGGAATCTTATAATGGATAGCCAGGGGTAGGGACTTGTCTTTATCCTCGAGTCCAGCAGGTCTGCTGCAGCATGATGAGTGTAAGTGCCTATCACAACATAAATCCTTTGTACAATTCCCTCTGCCTCTGGGCATTCAGTCTGAGCATCCCAGGCAACTTGCAGGCCTGGTACAGTTCCATGACTTGCATTTTATTGGCTAAGGAAAACATGAGTCCAATTAATCACCACCACCCATTGAGAAATGCATAGTTGTTGGCAAAGCCTTACACGTGCGCCCATAACACTCTTGACCCAGGGATGGAGGGAAACAGCAGCCTCTTGTGCCTCCACACTTCAAAACTTCCTGTTTAACTGTAACTGTCTTGGGCACACCGACAAGCACTCTAGAAATGCAAGGCTGTTTTCTCAGTTCTACAAAAATATGACGTGAGGAATTAATGCCTTCAGGTGAGTAGTGAGAATACAGAAATAGAAGTCATGcacaaaatattttttttctttgaacaggttacATGGTTCTTCTTTGTCTTGTGGGTGTCTGTAGGAAGGTAATtctcagggttgcatactgcatacatactttgataataaatgtactttgaaccttgaacgtATCATGGGCATCTAAATTTAAAACAGGCATATCAGAGAAACATTTATTTGAATGAGATCAGTCGGTTTCACAATAcacccatcaggcaggaggtacaggtgccttagGTCCTTAGGTTCAGACacggttattaccctacaaccatcaagttcccgaaccagcatggataacttcactcaccacaactctgaactgattctacaacctgcaaatccactttcaaagactctttacaactcatgttctcaatattattttaattttcagtttgTCTTGTTTGGCACATTGTTTCTTTGTAGGTCTTTGTCTGTTTAAGTATAGCTTTTTAGTAAAAATTCTATTTATACTTTTCttgtaaattcctgcaagaaaataaacatCTAAGTAGTATGTGGTAACATatgcaaactttgataataaatttactttgaactttgaacacctgCCAGCATAACAAACATAAAATTCACTCCAAAGGCTTCTGTTACGTCAATAATGTGGCACTATGGACCATCACTTACGTTTGTACATGGCCACCGACTTATCACTGATTAAGTTTTTTTCCTCGCACCATGGTGTTGTTTTTTCACATTCTTTTTTACTCTCTTTTCAATGTCTTCTATTGTTTATCTATAATTTATATATAACTTATATTCTGTGTTGTTTGTGCCAACTTGCGTGTGACGCTgctgcaagcaagcttttccTGTGCAAATGACAATAGACTCTACTCGACAGCTTAACACGTCTTCCTTTCTACAACTCTACATTTATTATAAACTACAGTTGTACatttataaaatatatatatatatatatacatacgcCAGCAGGAACCAGCAGGAGAATATACAGAGACTGGGGACAGTGGGGCTGCAGTGGAAGAGGGGGGACAGGCCAGGGTTAGGTCAGAAAACAGCCTGAATATCCAATTACGTTCACAGTCGATTATTTACACAGGCGAACTCTACATAAATAACTCAACTACTGTCACATCCACCGATACTTATTTGCCTTGAGGAAGTGCAAGAGGAGGATTGATAGAATGAAACATTCCTCCTTATTGAGCCAGCCGCAACATCTTGGAGCTGAAAAGTTTCTGTCTCCACATAAACGTGGAAATAAATTCCCTTGCTGCAACTCAGGCAAACATCCACCTGTTCTGTCACTGCACACGCTGCTTCATTCATTCGTTACCcctgtgtcagggccaggtgcaccACAGAATACCAAAGGTGACTGTGGCAGCTGTTCCAAACCAGCTTTCAAATGTCAGGATTAAGAAGTTCACAGTTGCAGATCATCTCGGGTCAAAGGCCAGAGCTATGTGTTGCTGGATCTGGTGAAAAACACAGCAAACAAAAGACATCCGTGCCATTGCCTAGTCCATTACAGCCTTTAATCCGCCAGCCGATTACACAAGCAGAAGCTCAGTCATCATCTCTGGGCTCTTGTCTTCATCACCAGCTGTGGCCACTATCCTTCCATTCTCAGTCAGCTCCTGGATTGGCTTTTTTGTGGGCTCTGCACATTTCACCTGAAAATACGAAACCCCGGGTCATTTTATTGAAAGACAAAGCACAGAGCAGAGGGTACTTTCCTTGTTATGGTTTTCATCAGTGGCAATCTACCCTCCAGGAAACAGCCACGGATCAGTCTCTGCCACCAGCTGAAGCACTAGTTACACAACCATTTGATCACTGCGTCAGCAGGCCAGAGAGATCATCAGGCAAATAGTGCCACCACCCATCCTCTGCTCTCCATGGTCCTCAGCCAGGTCAGCATTGAGCTGTACACCTGAGCACCAATGGCGACCCTTTCCCCAATTGCTTTCTTTCCCTGATCATAATCTGTCCCATCACTCCAAAAGTCAACGACTCCCTTTCCAAGTCGCCGTTTGACTCCTCCCTTCCCCAGTCAATGATTCCCCTCATGATGGTCACCTGACTCACTCCTGATCACTGTCAACAAAGCTCTCTTTTGATGACCAGAAGCCTCCCTCAACTCAGGTCAGTGAACCCCTGCCCACCCCAGCATTCTCTTTATACTCATCTATTGGGACCCTTTTCACCACCAGTGTCAACTTGCCTGATCACCGTGTGACTGCTTTTCCCGAGCATCAGGGAACCCCACCCCACCTTGCCTCGATAGCCAAGTCATCATCAGAGATCTCTCCCCGGTTCGGCGTCAAGGCTTCAACatgaaatgtgaaatgttcaTTACACAACTTACCAGCCTGGTAAAAGTAATCCACACCTTGGTCCGATTCTCTGAAGTAAAGCAAAGAAATGCAATCAGTCAGGATCTGCAATCTGGAGCCAACACCAACACCCTGTCCTGGAGGAAGGTGATGACTGACACACTTGAAAAGAACCTTTATGTATTTCCAGTAGGCATGGATCAACAAAACACAAAGCACAGAAAGAACTGGCTGGGTGACTTTGTTGCATAATGCCCAACATCCATCCCAGGAAGCAGATGGAGCTAAGGGACTGGTTTGCTTCCACGAACTGGAATACATTATGGCTATCCAATACAACCACAAggtggagctggagctggaggtTACACACCTGATGCTGTCCTGAGGTTATGGGAAGGCAAAAGCTCAAATCAGACCATAGGGAATCTAACTTTAACTCACTCTATTGTGGGAATCTCTGATGGGAGACTGTAacggttttttttttaaatttgaacaTAATCTTTGCTCTACCTACAGTGGCAATGTTCTATTGGGTATTCATTCCATCGACCGTACCTGAACTGGGGTGTTTAATATAATGGACAGCTAACATGGAGTCCAGTATCCTGACAAGTGTAACCTCTACAAAATGGTTACAAAATAAACACTATGAAACGTTTTAACTGCTCACCTTGATTATATCCCGAATAGATGAAGAAGGATAGCAAGATGAAAGAAAGTACTGTAGTAAGGAGTGCAATGACCACAACCAATCCCACTTTGGATGAAGGTACTTGTGTGCCTGAAAAGGAACAGGATAATCAGCGTGAATGATCACGAATCTCTACCAAATTCCGACTCCTTGAAACAATTGTCAGTAGGAAGGACAAGAAATTAATAAAATTCCCTGAGAGAATATTCTTGGTAACGGAGTAACTTGAGGGATAGTACAGGTGTATGATGACATCAAAAAGACATCAGATCTCATCGCCTGCTGTATGTGTAGTGCAGTGTCACATTAGAGTACAGCGACAGGCTTAACGCTATCAAAGGACTCCCCACAGAAGCGTGGAGTTTGATGTTCAAGCCTTGCTTTCATTTTAATTAGGTTTGAGTCTATTAGAGCTATTTGTACCATTACATTCATTGCAGAGGATAGACCGCAGACATTTTCAGATCATGACCTGCGAATCATCCGCTGAACTACAGGCAGGGAGTCTGATGGCTTGCCAGTAAATACTACAGAAGGACTGAGAAATGAGTCAAAATAATGTAAACCACTTTCCCTGCTACATTTTGTTGCAGGATCCCAGATGGATACAATACTAGGTGACCAATTTTGCCATGAGTATTAAAGCACACAACAACTCCTCATATACCCTACACTGATCTCCTCGCAGAAGCTTTTTGGCCATAACGAACTGCAATTTCAGTAATGAGGCATCCATCAGACAGAGCAAGACCTACCCACAAAACTGATGAAAACCAGCAAAGTTACACCCGTGGTTCATCCAACCATCAACGGTGTCACAGTACAAAAATGCTATTGAATGTATTTGACTGTTCGGAAACAATCTTATGTCTTAATAATTTGATTACTTTCAGTAGTTTTGATAGAAATAAAACACAAAGACATCCAATTAAATACAAACAATTGAAACCTTGAAGATGCAAACACTTTAATTCCCTTAAAAATATTTGTTGCATTGAAACTATTGAGAAGAATTCCCTGCATCAATCCGTACAGAGTGCCATTTCCTGAGCTTGTGCTAGAGATTGGCCCATGTCTGCTCGATGCTGGGGAGCCCAGGACCACCGCCGTTCATTGCAGAACCATGGGCAACTCTTTGCAAAAATCAGAATGCACTGAGGTGATTAACCGGACCTGGATACTTTTTGGACAAGGAAACTGCCCCCATCATGCACCATtctgtccactctcctccactACCTGCTAGGTAGGTCTCTGCTAACCTTCGCCCATCATTATGGCATCTACTTAGTCCTCACCTGCTGTACATTCCCAGTATCTGAGTGAGCACTAGTAGTATTGTGCAGTGATTGCTTACCGACTACTTCCTGGGGTTAGAACTGTGGAGAGAGGTGTTACCGATGTGGGAAATACAACCTCTAATGCTGTCCATTTAGACACAGCATGCAagaagtctgaaagttgttttctctggagggtGGCGGCCGAGAGCAGAACTGACAGacgtttataaggttatgagaggcatagatagagtcggCAGCCAGTCCCTTTTTGATAGATTTAATAGTAGATGGCAGCATTTAAGTTGAGGGGGTAAGGTTCAAAGGAAAATGTGTGGGGCTTGTTTTTCTGTAcgtagagaatggtgagtgcctggaatgtgagaccggggtggtggtagaggcaggaacCATAGAGACATTAAAGAGGCTCATAGATGGACATTTGAATAGGAAGAAATTTGGGGTACATGGCCCATGTGCATACAGAAGGGAACAAGTGTCATTAGCTTCATTaattctgcacaacagcatgaaggacctgttcctcttATGTtccattctatgttctacgaaTCACTTACAATCGATGATAATGCATTTCCCTTTTTTAACaaagctttttagaacagagtgGTGAGATTGCTAACACTTATAACATTGTAAAATTCATTCAATTGAATTTTAAAATCCAAATCTCTAAAGTGGAACTTACCACATTCCACATCCTTCATTGTCGTTCCATTCACCAACATATGGAGAGAGCCACAACTGAAGGCAGAAAACAGGAAATACTTCAGTTATTTTTATCTCCTCTACTGAGAGCTACTGCATCATGCACAACTATCTAGCTACTCGCAGTTCAGACTGGTAATTAGACAGCTCTGGATGTGTTGCAGCATGATCAGTCTTTCACACTTGACCAAAGGTGAGACAATAGCTGCAGGCCATTGAGCCTTATCACAAGAACATTCCATACAGTCAGGGAAGGGAGAAGTTCATCTGGCTCATTCATGTTCATCTCTCTCCTATCCAATGGAAGCTGATTCCCCAACACCAAACTCTCCACTTGAAAAATTACTCCTCCAGTACTCTAACTTTGCCATTATAGCCTCTCCCTCCACTATCTAAAAATCCATTAAAAATGAGCTGACTCCTGCTTTAATTCTCCTGTTACAGAAAACAGTCATTGAACATTGTAAGAATCAAAAGAAATTGCTCATGCATTATGAACACTCTCTCAGCTGATATCACAAGGAACACACCTgacatttctctctctccttgtctTTCCTGTCCCTGCGCTGGTACAACTGAACTAAATCTTCTTCCTTGGCTGAGATCAGACTAAGGTTTTCTATCTTGTACATCTGTACAATGCAGCATCGTAATCTATGTGCTCTTCATAACTCTGTGTTAAACTGCTTCTGAGATGTGTTAGTATTATATCCTGGAAACTTCATTCCATGCTAGACTTACTCGCTCCACTTCCTGCAGGGTTCCAAGTTAGAAGAAATGTTTGAGAAATATCCAGCTTCACACACCTCGCACACAGGTATTGTGAAATTCGCACCTTCTGGGAAAAAAAAGTGTGATTTTAAATTATGTTCTACTTTGTTTATTTGCAAACTGATTAAAAAATAATTCAATGCACCATTTGATTAAAACATTGCCTTCATCTATGTCCCAATCTATGGCAAAGTAAACCCCATTAAATCTTTCAGTGTGTTAGACCATTCCAAAACACTTCACTCTTCATAACCAAATAAAAATGTACAAGAAGGAGAAATACCCCAGGACAGGGGCTACCTGACTGGTGAGCGTCAACTTTTAAAGAAGAAAGATTGACATGGAGTGAGCAAAGGAATTTCAGAGCTAACAGCTTACGGTATTTCTGCTGTTGATGAGTAAAGAGAGTAGGAAGTACATGAGAGGATAGATTTGTGACAACACTTGGTTCTTGAAACACTACAGAAGAATTCTGGTGAGGTAGAGAACATTCAGCTCAGAAGACTGTAACATTTGTCTAATGCATAATGTTGGAGATTAACAACCATTGCCATGTAATGCTTTAAGGATATTGACCTGCAACCCATTTAGATTGCAATATAGCTCACAACAGAACTTGTGGGAAGTTGTTTGCTCCTGTAGAAAAAGCCACATGAAGAAAATGCTGTCCTGATTGAGTCTTTCTTTAATTTAATAAAATACCCTTATTGTTGACTTAAATTATCAATTGTTTTCCCAGAATCTTGGAGATACGGCGATATGATGTCAGGAGTGATGGCTTTTGAAGCTATAAAGTTTAGAAGCTGTGCCTGAATTGGAATACCAGACATAAGGAATGATCTCTCTCAATTGACATAACACATGGATGTGCactgagagggagaaaaagttCTGGGATTGAACTGAGACCAAAAACAGTAGAACCAACTGAGATGCCTGAGCATCTTCCAAAGCAACTAATTTGTCCAAACCTTAGACAGACGGAAAGTAAAGTTCTTATTGTGTTGAACCAGATTAAAGAAAATTAAGGTGTTATTGTACCACACAgactgctaaaggaactcagcagaccaggcacaATCTACAGAAAAGAGGCCTCATTCGTGCCTTGGGTCGCCCGTTGTGGCCAACGAGGAACGAGCCGCCATAGCTGGCTGTGTACCACTGGATTCTGCAGTGGGTTGATGCTTGCCGCCCCCCCCAATCAGTGCTGCCCTTCAGTATTCactcggtggaagacaagctggattccACAGTGAATTGGGAGTTGGCtcctcctgttggtgctgccctccattgttcactcagtggaagacaagctggattgcctttATCTGTGGCTGCACTGAGTGATATGAGAAACTGCTGCGGGCTGctcttgcagaaacgtggctccaggccaacatccatgcaccatcaatctgcaggccatcacactcagggacttgggctttATTACTTTTGTaaatattattttcttttgtgATTGTATGTTTTCTGCATTCATAATTGTCTGGGCTCTATGTGCTGTGTATAATGGTTGgctctgtgttttgtaccttggccctggaggaatgctgtttcgtttgTCTGTATTCATACGTACGGTTGGATGACAATTAAACGTGAAATTGAACTTTCTACACACCACTCGGTTGACAATGTTGGAGCAGAACATTGCTTGGAATCAACACAGCCTGGGAGATTTCAGCAAAGACTGTAAACTGAACTGGCCTCGGTGGTGTGAAGACCATAGCAGAGTTGGACAAGGACCAGACGCTGACAGCCCTGAGGAGGGCAAACAAGTAAAGGTTGCATTTCAGGATGAAGGTAGTCTCCTTCATGGGGTCAGAGGCAGGCCCACTCAAAGCCAAGGTAGAGAAGGAGATGCCAAGCCTGAAGGGTTGCCAAAGCGCAATGATTTCCGAGCATATCAACCAACAGGCTCAAACTACAAGTCTTCCGGTATATTGGACCTCCTGTAGGTCCTGAGACTTATTAGATAACAACACGATGcaaattaaaatttttaaatttGGGGAAGGTGGGTTTCTGTGATTCTGGGGGTAATCCTAACCAGTGCAGGGTTTCAGACAAGCTTGAGTACCTAGAATTATGAAGGAAAATCAAAAAGTTATCATTTTGGCACAATGGAATTTTTCCTGCTACAAAGCAATCACTCAATCTGGGAGGAGGTGTGGTTCATTCATTCTCTGATTCTGTTGAAGATCCATTACAGCTGATGACCTCTCCCTGTGTGTCCCACATGTGTTGGAGGAAGGATGGGAGATTCACCTTCTTTGTACGCAACTCCATAGCCCGGTTCACAGACGCTGTTCTCTTCACAGATCTCACAGTCCTTATTGACACAGTGCTTCCCAACCTGGCACTGACAGACTGTATCACTGGTACTGGTGCCAGCCTTTTCAACCACAAATCCTCCATCTACAAAGAGACAAATAGAGAATTAGAGGAGATAACACTCATCACATGCCTGTTTACTACAACAGAAGGAGGACCATAATGGGTTACTAAGAAACAATActtaagttcaaatttcaaagtacttatatgtcactgtatacgaccgtgaggttaattttcttatgggcatacacaataaatcgaAGAAgtattatagaatcaatgaaagtccgcACCCAACTGAAAGGActcacaaccaatgtgcaaaagacaacaaaccattcaaataaaaaataaggaaaaaaagaaataataatagcaaATAAATATCCAATAAATgaaaagaacatgagatgaagagtccttgaaaatgacagcataagttgtgggaacagttcattgatgggacgagtgaagttgagtgaagttatcccctctgcttcaagagcctaagtgttgaaggataataacttcCTATTCCTGGGGGTGTGGGTCttaaggctcctgaaccttcttcctgacggcaacagtgggaagagagcatgtcctgggaggtgggggtctttagtgatggaagctgccttcctgtaactgcaCTCTgcgtagacgtgctcaatggcaGTGAATGTTTTACTCCTGATGAACTGGGCGGTATCCACTATTTTGTATAGGATTTTAAGGTCAAAGGCATTGTTtatataccaggccatgatacaactccagtacactctccaccacacatccactGAATTCTGccaaagctttagatgtcatgccacatcttcgcaaacttctgagaaagcagattggctgctgtgctttcttcgtaattacacttacatgctggatccaggacaCTGAGGTATCTaaggttactgaccctctccacctctgatcctccaatgaggactggctcatggacctccagttttctcctcctgaaggcAACAATTAGCCTTGCTGACCTTGAGtcagaggtggttgttgtggctacactcagccagattttcaatctccctcaaatatgttgattcatcaccacctttgattcagtctatgacagtggtgacatcagcaaacttgaatacggcGTTGGAGCTatgctcagccacacagtcataagtgtaaagcaagtagagcagggggctaagcacacagccttgtggtgatggagactgtggagaaaatggtgttgccaatccaaactgactggggtctgcaagtcgagaaagcaaggatccaattgcataaggaggcAGTGGGGCCTAGAACTTGGgacattgattagttttgaggggatgatattaTTGATATtattgaatgctaagctgtagtcaatgaagagcatcctgatgtatccaTTTTTGCTGTTCAGATATTCCagcattgagtgaagagccaacgaaatggcatctgctgtggacctgttgtgccagtaggcaaatt encodes the following:
- the LOC140185127 gene encoding tumor necrosis factor receptor superfamily member 5-like isoform X1, whose product is MLGSRFLFCCILFVFQCRQHVSSSTCNPVSEHAKFGKCCRSCPPGTYMSRECTEETDSECQPCGPDRYQSEWNVLEHCHLHKVCTNNGGFVVEKAGTSTSDTVCQCQVGKHCVNKDCEICEENSVCEPGYGVAYKEEGANFTIPVCEVCEAGYFSNISSNLEPCRKWSDCGSLHMLVNGTTMKDVECGTQVPSSKVGLVVVIALLTTVLSFILLSFFIYSGYNQENRTKVWITFTRLVKCAEPTKKPIQELTENGRIVATAGDEDKSPEMMTELLLV
- the LOC140185127 gene encoding tumor necrosis factor receptor superfamily member 5-like isoform X2; its protein translation is MLGSRFLFCCILFVFQCRQHVSSSTCNPVSEHAKFGKCCRSCPPGTYMSRECTEETDSECQPCGPDRYQSEWNVLEHCHLHKVCTNNGGFVVEKAGTSTSDTVCQCQVGKHCVNKDCEICEENSVCEPGYGVAYKEGANFTIPVCEVCEAGYFSNISSNLEPCRKWSDCGSLHMLVNGTTMKDVECGTQVPSSKVGLVVVIALLTTVLSFILLSFFIYSGYNQENRTKVWITFTRLVKCAEPTKKPIQELTENGRIVATAGDEDKSPEMMTELLLV
- the LOC140185127 gene encoding tumor necrosis factor receptor superfamily member 5-like isoform X3; amino-acid sequence: MSRECTEETDSECQPCGPDRYQSEWNVLEHCHLHKVCTNNGGFVVEKAGTSTSDTVCQCQVGKHCVNKDCEICEENSVCEPGYGVAYKEEGANFTIPVCEVCEAGYFSNISSNLEPCRKWSDCGSLHMLVNGTTMKDVECGTQVPSSKVGLVVVIALLTTVLSFILLSFFIYSGYNQENRTKVWITFTRLVKCAEPTKKPIQELTENGRIVATAGDEDKSPEMMTELLLV